TACTACTACGCGCGGGCGAAGCTGCGCAGCGACCCGCTGTATCCGGGCGTGTGCGAGGCCCTGCGCGACGCCGCCGGGCCGCTGCTGGACCTGGGCTGCGGCATCGGCCTGCTGGCCCATGCCCTGCACCACGAGGGCATCGCCCTGCGCTACTTCGGCGTGGACAACGACCACCGCAAGATCGCCTCGGCGCGCCGCGCCGCCGACCGCGCCGGCCTGGACGACGCCGGCTTCGAGACCCTGGACCTGTCGCAGGCCCTGCCGCCGCACCGCGGCAGCGTGGCGATCCTGGACGTGATGCAGTTCCTGCAGCCGCAGCGCCAGGCCGAGGTGGTCGACGCCCTGGTGGGCATGCTCGAGCCGGGCTCGAAGCTGGTGATCCGCACCGGCCTGGACGACGGCAGCCGCAGCGCGCGCATCACCCGCACCACCGATGTGTTCGCGCGCCTGGTCGGCTGGATGAACGCTGCCCCGATCCACTATCCCGAAGCGGAGATGCTCAAGGCCCGCTTCGACGCCGCCGGCCTGCGCAGCGAGTTCTCCCCGCTGGCAGGCGATACGCCCTTCAACAACTGGCTGGTCGTGGCCTGCAGGGATTGAGGGATTCATGGCCCCTCCCCAGCGGGTGAGGGCTTGAGGAAAGGGCCGGGTGCTGGCGCTGCTTGAATGCACCGGCCGGATCGACATTCCGGTATTGCGAAGGCGCGGCGGCGAGCGCCTTGTCGCGGGTCCAGGTATTGGTCGGCTCCCGACCCTCACTCCCGCCGCCTCTCCCGCGGGGCGAGGGGAGTACCCAGGCCGGAAATCTCCTACTGGACGTCGCGGCTTGCGCTGATAGCGCCCCACCCGTCTCCACTGGCAGGCTGCTTCCAACGTCATCGCGCACCGAGAGGCCGCCATGCCGTCCACGCTCTTCCTCATTCAGTGCCTGTTCCTGGCCGGTGGCCTCGCGCTGCTGGGCTGGGGTTATCTGCGCCGTTCGCGCAACGCGATGCTTGTGGCGGCGCTGTCGATGTTCCTCGGTGGAAGCTTCGCGGAGCTGGCGGAGCGGACACCAGGGATCCTGCGCAT
This genomic interval from Pseudoxanthomonas suwonensis 11-1 contains the following:
- a CDS encoding class I SAM-dependent methyltransferase, whose protein sequence is MSRDTAERIARAFLPGTLLGNRYHYYYARAKLRSDPLYPGVCEALRDAAGPLLDLGCGIGLLAHALHHEGIALRYFGVDNDHRKIASARRAADRAGLDDAGFETLDLSQALPPHRGSVAILDVMQFLQPQRQAEVVDALVGMLEPGSKLVIRTGLDDGSRSARITRTTDVFARLVGWMNAAPIHYPEAEMLKARFDAAGLRSEFSPLAGDTPFNNWLVVACRD